A window from Chlamydia gallinacea 08-1274/3 encodes these proteins:
- the gyrA gene encoding DNA topoisomerase (ATP-hydrolyzing) subunit A — protein MLNKEEIIVPKNLEEEMKESYLRYSMSVIISRALPDVRDGLKPSQRRILFAMRQLSLTPGAKHRKCAKICGDTSGDYHPHGESVIYPTLVRMAQDWAMRYPLVDGQGNFGSIDGDPAAAMRYTEARLTHSAICLMEDLDKDTVDMVSNYDETKSEPTVFPSKFPNLLCNGSSGIAVGMATNIPPHNLGELIEATLLVLSCPDVSIDEILKVMPGPDFPTGGIICGIEGIRSTYHTGKGKIKVRARLHVEENKEKHRENIILTEMPYNVNKSRLIEQIADLVNDKTLAGISDVRDESDKDGIRVVLELKKGESSEIVINRLYKFTDIQVTFGANMLALDKNLPRTMNIHRIISAWIRHRTEVVRRRTRYELNKAETRAHILEGFLRALSYLDEVVRTIRSSESKELAKQQLVENFSFTEQQATAILDLRLYQLTSLESEKIQKEYEELRNKIAYYKRVLADEGLVKDIIRSELQELHKLHKTPRRTTIELHSGEALDIEDMIANEPMVITISGDDYVKRMPVKVFKEQKRGGHGVSGFDMKKDTDFLKAVYSASTKDYLLIFTNFGQCYWLKVWQLPEGERRSKGKPIINFLEGIRSGEKLAAVLNIKSFENAGFLFLATKQGLVKKVALEAFSNPRKKGIRALEIDDGDELIAANHITSDEEKVMLFTRLGMAVRFPHDKVRPMGRTARGVRGVSLKNNQDCVVACQIVEDSQSVLVVCNNGFGKRSQVSDFRETNRGGVGVRSILINERNGNVLGAISVADHDSILLMSGQGQAIRINMQDVRVMGRSTQGVRLVHLKDGDTLVAMEKLSLTEEETTLEEMQSVLP, from the coding sequence ATGTTGAATAAAGAAGAAATCATTGTCCCTAAAAATCTTGAAGAGGAAATGAAAGAGAGCTACCTTCGCTACTCTATGTCTGTAATTATTTCTAGAGCACTTCCTGATGTTCGTGATGGTTTGAAGCCCTCGCAGCGACGCATTCTTTTTGCAATGAGACAATTGAGTCTTACCCCAGGAGCTAAGCACCGTAAATGTGCTAAAATTTGTGGTGATACTTCCGGTGACTACCATCCTCATGGAGAAAGCGTTATTTACCCCACACTTGTGCGTATGGCTCAAGATTGGGCAATGCGTTATCCTTTAGTAGATGGCCAAGGTAACTTCGGCTCCATTGATGGAGATCCCGCAGCTGCTATGCGTTATACAGAAGCTCGTCTAACTCATAGTGCAATTTGCCTTATGGAAGATTTAGATAAAGATACTGTAGATATGGTATCGAACTATGATGAGACAAAATCTGAGCCCACTGTTTTCCCATCTAAGTTCCCTAATCTTCTCTGTAATGGTTCTTCAGGTATTGCTGTAGGGATGGCGACAAATATCCCTCCACACAATCTTGGCGAGTTAATAGAAGCTACGCTTTTGGTTTTAAGTTGTCCTGATGTATCTATTGATGAAATTTTGAAGGTTATGCCAGGGCCCGATTTCCCAACCGGGGGGATTATTTGCGGTATCGAAGGCATTCGTTCTACATATCATACTGGAAAAGGAAAAATCAAAGTTCGTGCTCGTTTGCATGTAGAAGAGAATAAAGAGAAACATCGCGAGAATATTATTCTGACTGAGATGCCCTACAACGTGAATAAATCTCGTCTTATTGAACAAATAGCGGACCTTGTAAATGATAAAACTTTAGCAGGCATTTCTGATGTTCGTGATGAGTCAGATAAAGATGGCATACGTGTTGTATTAGAGTTAAAAAAAGGAGAATCCTCAGAAATTGTAATCAATCGTCTCTATAAATTTACCGATATACAGGTAACTTTTGGGGCCAATATGTTAGCCTTAGATAAGAATCTTCCTAGGACAATGAACATCCATAGAATAATCTCAGCATGGATACGACATCGCACAGAAGTTGTCCGTAGGAGAACTCGGTATGAGTTGAATAAAGCTGAAACACGAGCTCATATTCTAGAAGGTTTCTTAAGAGCTCTTTCTTATTTAGATGAAGTTGTTCGCACAATTCGTAGTAGTGAGAGTAAAGAGCTCGCTAAGCAGCAGTTAGTGGAAAATTTTTCCTTCACTGAACAGCAAGCTACCGCTATTTTAGATTTACGCCTGTATCAACTAACGAGCTTAGAATCAGAAAAAATTCAAAAAGAATATGAGGAGCTGCGTAATAAAATTGCTTACTATAAACGTGTGCTTGCTGATGAAGGATTAGTTAAAGATATTATTAGGAGTGAACTACAGGAATTACACAAATTACATAAAACTCCACGTAGAACAACTATAGAGTTGCATTCAGGTGAAGCTTTGGATATCGAGGATATGATTGCCAATGAGCCTATGGTAATTACGATCTCTGGTGATGATTATGTCAAAAGAATGCCTGTTAAAGTCTTCAAAGAACAAAAACGTGGAGGACACGGTGTTTCTGGATTTGATATGAAAAAAGATACAGATTTTTTAAAAGCTGTATACTCAGCTTCTACAAAAGATTATCTTCTTATCTTTACAAATTTCGGACAGTGTTATTGGTTAAAGGTTTGGCAACTCCCTGAAGGGGAAAGGCGTTCCAAAGGGAAGCCTATTATTAATTTCCTAGAGGGAATTCGTTCTGGGGAGAAGCTAGCAGCAGTTCTCAATATAAAAAGTTTTGAAAATGCTGGGTTCCTGTTTTTAGCTACGAAGCAAGGACTTGTGAAAAAAGTGGCTTTAGAGGCCTTTAGTAACCCGAGGAAAAAAGGTATACGTGCTCTAGAAATAGACGATGGTGATGAGCTTATTGCTGCAAACCACATTACAAGTGACGAAGAAAAAGTCATGTTATTTACAAGATTAGGTATGGCCGTACGCTTCCCTCATGATAAAGTGCGCCCCATGGGAAGAACAGCACGTGGAGTCCGGGGAGTATCATTAAAAAATAATCAAGATTGTGTTGTGGCTTGCCAAATTGTTGAGGATAGTCAATCTGTTCTCGTTGTTTGTAACAATGGATTTGGTAAGCGTTCCCAAGTTAGTGATTTCCGGGAGACAAATCGTGGAGGAGTTGGCGTACGCTCTATTTTAATTAATGAGAGAAATGGTAATGTTCTTGGAGCGATTTCAGTTGCGGATCATGATAGCATTTTACTCATGTCTGGGCAAGGTCAGGCAATTCGTATTAATATGCAGGATGTTCGTGTTATGGGAAGATCTACTCAAGGAGTGCGTCTCGTACATCTTAAAGATGGCGATACCTTAGTAGCTATGGAAAAACTTTCCTTAACAGAAGAAGAAACAACATTGGAAGAAATGCAGAGTGTCTTACCATAA
- a CDS encoding DciA family protein yields the protein MSPFLKQKSLNSTKVSKKTASPIKHAKHYLHGYLKKIERIVAANPQEVIEAWNEMLGTQYTGMFQALGFKNQILLVKIYHSSLYAMLKQTQQSGLIAQLHQRVPHAKVKEIQFLLG from the coding sequence ATGTCTCCCTTCTTAAAACAAAAGTCGCTGAATAGCACAAAAGTTTCAAAAAAAACTGCTTCCCCAATTAAACATGCAAAGCATTATTTACATGGATACTTGAAAAAAATAGAACGTATAGTTGCAGCTAATCCTCAAGAAGTAATAGAAGCATGGAATGAAATGTTAGGAACTCAGTATACTGGGATGTTCCAGGCATTAGGTTTTAAGAATCAAATTTTATTAGTAAAAATTTACCACTCTTCTTTGTATGCCATGCTTAAACAAACCCAGCAAAGTGGCTTGATAGCGCAACTACATCAAAGAGTCCCTCATGCTAAAGTGAAAGAGATACAGTTTTTGTTAGGATAA
- the tmk gene encoding dTMP kinase, producing MFIVIEGCEGAGKSSLAQLLANKLITAGKSVVSTREPGGSVLGEKLRQWILDPQPPNSPHAELFLFLASRAQHISEIILPALDLGKIVICERFHDSTIVYQGIAEGLGEDYVADLCYRVVGNESFLPDLTCLLDIPVTEGIERKQRQKALDKFENKPLEYHSQVREGFLSLARKNINSYLVLDGTMPIEESLSKVYLRIQNLSYETSC from the coding sequence GTGTTTATAGTAATTGAAGGATGTGAGGGTGCTGGGAAAAGCTCTTTGGCACAACTTTTAGCGAATAAGCTAATTACTGCAGGTAAGTCCGTCGTTTCCACCCGAGAGCCGGGAGGATCAGTTTTGGGGGAAAAATTGCGTCAATGGATTTTAGATCCCCAACCACCTAATTCTCCACATGCAGAATTATTTTTGTTTCTTGCATCACGTGCTCAACATATATCAGAGATAATTCTTCCGGCTTTAGACTTAGGGAAAATTGTAATTTGCGAAAGATTCCACGATTCTACAATTGTTTATCAAGGAATTGCTGAAGGATTAGGTGAAGATTATGTTGCTGATCTTTGCTATCGTGTAGTAGGAAACGAAAGTTTCCTTCCTGACCTCACCTGTCTTTTAGATATTCCTGTAACTGAAGGAATCGAAAGAAAGCAAAGGCAGAAAGCTTTAGATAAATTTGAGAATAAACCCCTTGAATATCATAGTCAAGTTCGTGAGGGTTTTCTATCTCTTGCTCGTAAGAACATCAATAGTTATCTTGTCTTAGATGGTACGATGCCCATTGAAGAGTCTTTAAGTAAGGTTTACCTGCGTATACAGAACTTATCCTATGAAACAAGCTGCTAA
- the gyrB gene encoding DNA topoisomerase (ATP-hydrolyzing) subunit B — MDARDKNYDASSITVLEGLQAVRERPGMYIGDTGVTGLHHLVYEVVDNSIDEAMAGYCSEIHVRILADGGISIVDNGRGIPIQVHEKESKKQGREVSALEVVLTVLHAGGKFDKDSYKVSGGLHGVGVSCVNALSEKLVARVFKNSQIYSMEFSRGVPLTPLQCLGSTDRQGTEITFYPDSRIFSSCIFDRSILIKRLRELAFLNRGITIIFDDDRDESFSKVTFFYEGGIRSFVSYLNQNKESLFPDPIYISGSRSGDDGDIEFEAALQWNSGYTELIYSYANNIPTRQGGTHLTGFSTALTRVLNTYIKVHNLAKTDKLSLTGEDIREGLTGVVSVKVPNPQFEGQTKQKLGNSDVGSVAQQITGEALATFFDENPQIAKLIVDKVFVAAQAREAAKKARELTLRKSALDSARLPGKLIDCLEKDPEKCEMYIVEGDSAGGSAKQGRDRQFQAILPIRGKILNVEKARLQKIFQNQEIGTIIAALGCGIGSDNFNLSKLRYKRIIIMTDADVDGSHIRTLLLTFFYRHMTALIENECVYIAQPPLYKISKKKDFRYILSEKEMDDYLLTLGIEDSKLVFKNTNRELSGDALDRFVKLILSVESFITTLEKKAIPFSEFIEMYKENQGYPVYYYPATENRGGRYFYSSEEKDLELAQLSDTNSTKVIELYKTAIFTEIQDELRDYGLDIRHYLISKDLEIVITNGDSSLLPYTCFTLKEVVDYLKTLGRKGIEIQRYKGLGEMNADQLWDTTMNPEQRTLVRVSLKDAVEADHIFTMLMGEEVPPRREFIESHALSIRMNNLDI, encoded by the coding sequence ATGGACGCAAGAGATAAAAATTACGATGCTTCATCTATTACCGTTTTAGAAGGTCTTCAAGCTGTTCGTGAGCGTCCCGGAATGTATATTGGAGATACTGGTGTCACGGGCTTACATCACTTAGTCTATGAAGTTGTTGATAATAGTATTGATGAAGCTATGGCTGGGTATTGCTCTGAAATACATGTGCGTATTCTAGCGGATGGAGGGATTTCTATAGTAGATAATGGTCGAGGAATCCCTATACAAGTTCATGAAAAAGAATCTAAAAAGCAAGGTAGAGAAGTTTCTGCTTTGGAAGTCGTTCTTACTGTTCTCCATGCTGGAGGAAAGTTTGATAAAGATAGCTATAAGGTATCAGGAGGTCTTCATGGAGTTGGGGTTTCTTGTGTTAATGCTTTATCAGAGAAGCTAGTCGCCCGAGTGTTTAAGAATTCTCAGATCTATTCTATGGAGTTTTCTCGAGGAGTTCCTCTCACTCCCCTACAGTGTTTAGGATCTACAGATAGGCAGGGGACTGAGATTACTTTTTATCCAGATAGTCGAATTTTTTCTTCGTGTATTTTTGATCGTTCTATTTTGATTAAAAGATTACGAGAACTTGCTTTTTTAAATCGTGGTATTACCATTATTTTTGATGATGATCGGGATGAGAGCTTTAGTAAAGTTACTTTCTTTTATGAAGGAGGGATTCGTTCTTTTGTTAGCTATTTGAATCAGAATAAAGAAAGTCTTTTCCCAGATCCTATTTATATATCCGGCTCTCGAAGTGGAGATGATGGCGATATTGAATTTGAAGCAGCTCTTCAATGGAATTCGGGATATACGGAATTAATTTATTCCTACGCAAATAATATTCCAACACGTCAAGGTGGAACACACCTTACGGGGTTTTCTACTGCTCTTACCCGAGTGTTAAATACGTATATTAAAGTACATAATTTAGCAAAAACTGATAAGTTGTCTTTAACAGGGGAGGATATCCGTGAAGGATTGACTGGTGTTGTTTCTGTTAAAGTTCCTAACCCACAGTTTGAAGGACAAACAAAACAAAAATTAGGGAACAGTGATGTAGGTTCTGTAGCACAACAAATTACAGGAGAAGCTTTAGCTACATTTTTTGATGAAAATCCTCAGATTGCTAAGCTGATTGTAGACAAGGTTTTTGTTGCTGCTCAAGCGCGGGAAGCTGCAAAAAAAGCTAGAGAACTTACTTTAAGAAAAAGTGCTTTAGATAGCGCACGCCTTCCAGGTAAGCTTATTGATTGCTTAGAGAAAGACCCTGAAAAGTGCGAAATGTACATTGTAGAGGGGGATTCAGCAGGAGGATCTGCTAAGCAAGGCCGGGATAGACAGTTTCAAGCAATTCTTCCTATTCGAGGTAAAATTTTGAATGTGGAGAAAGCGCGCCTACAAAAGATTTTTCAAAATCAAGAGATTGGAACCATTATAGCTGCTTTGGGTTGTGGTATTGGTTCAGATAACTTTAATTTAAGTAAGTTACGTTATAAGCGCATTATTATTATGACAGATGCCGATGTAGATGGTTCTCATATTCGTACCTTGCTTTTAACATTCTTCTATCGTCATATGACTGCATTGATAGAAAATGAATGTGTATATATAGCCCAGCCACCTTTATATAAAATCAGTAAGAAAAAAGATTTTCGTTATATCCTTTCTGAAAAAGAAATGGATGATTATCTTTTAACTCTTGGAATAGAAGATAGTAAGTTAGTATTTAAGAATACGAATCGAGAGTTATCCGGGGACGCTCTTGACCGATTTGTGAAGCTCATTTTGAGCGTAGAGAGTTTCATTACTACATTAGAGAAAAAGGCAATTCCTTTTTCTGAGTTTATAGAAATGTATAAAGAAAATCAGGGATACCCAGTATATTATTACCCTGCAACTGAAAATCGGGGAGGGCGGTATTTTTATTCTTCAGAAGAAAAAGATCTTGAGCTTGCTCAACTTAGTGATACTAATTCTACAAAAGTTATTGAGTTATATAAAACCGCAATTTTCACAGAGATTCAAGATGAGCTTCGAGATTATGGGTTGGATATTCGTCACTATCTGATTTCTAAGGATTTGGAGATAGTGATTACTAATGGAGATTCTAGCCTTCTTCCCTATACATGTTTTACTTTGAAAGAAGTTGTTGATTATTTAAAAACTCTAGGAAGAAAGGGAATAGAAATCCAACGCTATAAAGGATTAGGAGAGATGAACGCTGATCAGCTTTGGGATACAACTATGAATCCTGAGCAGAGAACTTTAGTTCGTGTATCATTAAAAGATGCTGTTGAAGCAGATCATATTTTTACTATGCTTATGGGAGAGGAAGTTCCTCCTAGAAGAGAGTTTATTGAAAGTCATGCTCTATCTATTAGGATGAATAACTTAGATATTTAG